A region of the Oenanthe melanoleuca isolate GR-GAL-2019-014 chromosome 14, OMel1.0, whole genome shotgun sequence genome:
gctcaggcagggcagcacgtagcagcagctccagagtgaAACACGTAGCAGACACATTAGTGAGACAGGAATTTCTTGTCATCGCAAGACTTTTACTTACCTTTGTCATTTTAATGCATTGCACTCAGAGCctggcttggaaaaaaaaaacaaaccacaataTGCTCCCCCTGGCTTTTCAGAGATAATTTAAGTTTCTTTCTGAAAGGCCTTTTTATGAGTTCAGAGGCTCCCAGGGCAAGGATGAAATACCAGGAGAGCAGCAACAACACCTAACACTTGCcctgcagggtgctgctggttcaagaaaaccctgcaggaacAAACATTTTGCCCAGGCAGAGAGCAAAATGTGCCATTGCAAGTTCTCATCACAGTGCCCACGTcctgcaccctgtgccagccacgATCCTCCTGCCTGTCTTTACAGCCCCTCTGCCTCTCAGCTcgtggagcaggcagggctgagtcATGCTGGGCATGCTCTGGGGGAAACCGTCGCCTCCAGCCCATTTCTTggaaactaataaaaaaataaatcccagaaaTGTTGCGACACaattgctgcttctgcttctggGTGGCTGTTGTGCTGCAACATCTCCACAccacacaggcagctctggtgAGTGCCCAGCAGCCACTCGCTCCAGGACCCTGCTGACCATGCCCCACTCTGGATCAGATCCACCTCCTTCCTTGCCTTCTCTGCATTTACAAGGCTGAATAATGGCTTTTATATGATCTAACCTTTGGACAAATGTACCTTTAGCCTTGAGCTTCCTCATCATGTAAGTTAGCCCTTTCTTCCCTGAATGATTTTATTCCTTTGGCTGGTTATGCCAAACTTCCTCCTGAAAACCACTATTCAACCAGGTAGACctcaattattttctaaagGCTTAAGTCTTTATAAGGGATGCAAGCTCCAGGTTTTTAGTATCTTTGGCTTGAAAtcattcccttctcctgtcctgtccccctTCTGGAGCCTGCCAGACCAGCTGTCTTCATTAACttcttccctccatcccttagAAGCTGCTCTTGCAAAATGAAGTCCTCCCAGAAGTTTCAAATCTAATTTTGTCTTTCCATTGCACTGATGAATCCACTCATGATCACTTGATCCAAGCTAATTTTCTGTGGCTAGCTATTACATGTCTTCTACCTCAGACACAAAGTCTGAAATCACAGCcctcccaggcactgcagagctgactTTATGAAGAAGTTTATGGGCTACAACCCCCCAGGGATAGTTGGGGCTTTACCATTATTAACAACCTTTGATCTCCACTTGACACCAAGAAAGACAAAGTCTCCTGTAACAatactgatttttctctctAGCAGCGTGGAGATCTCGAATCCTAGCTAAACCTGAATCTGGAGGTTCTAACAGGATTCCAAGAgcctttttatttccctgtgtcAGCAGAGTGCTTGGAGGGTCATAGTACTGCTAATGAAGGACCTTGAGGTCTCAGGGAGGAGGAGGTTATAGAGGAATGCCAAGCACCTTTTCCCATGTGTATGTTCTTGCACACACATGCATGGGTTTGTAATTTGAAACTCTCTTTACTTCTGGACAGGCTTTGCAAACTGCTTAGACCACATTCTCTGAGGTGTTTAAAGAGGGTGGAGTATGCAGTATTTATTTAGGTACTCTACAAACCTTAATAAGAATTGAGTGCTTGTAGCAATTGCAGAGAGCAAACAGAGAGCCAGCTGGCAGAAACTGAACAGTGCCACTGCATTTTTATTGCTTCTAACCCCAAAAAACAGattattactaaaaaaaaaaaaaaaaaaaaaatgtcttttttaattTCGTTTTTTTCTGATCCTGCATTAGTTTgtctgctgtgtgcagcagtgtTATTAGCTGTAACCTATTTTTCAACTGGCTATAAAAAGTCAGCTTTTAAATTACCTCCTGGTCCAACTCCTCTTCCGATCATTGGTAACCTGCACTTGGTGGATCTTAGAAGGCAAGATAAATCACTAATGAAGGTAGGACAAAAATCCCTAACCCAGACCCTCATAGATTCTAACACTGCCTGGGATGTATCAGTGAGAAcgttttgtctttttaaattcaAACTGAATTGTAAAGGTGTGGAAATTGCTTTATAGTATCTTTTTTTGGCTTCTTCCAGTCAATGTCTGTGTTGATGCAATGTAATTTAGGAGCAATCAACCATTTAAAAAAGACCTCTGGGTAATATGGGATTTCTTCATGTAATTGTGATGATGTACATGAAGCCTATAATGCTTGTGGGgtttgaaatattaatttgacAGCTTGGACACCCAGAAATCTTTTAAAGCATTAGGATATAACTAACATGAATTAAATTGCTtccctcccctgtgccctggaGATCTGGCAAGAGGAATTCCACAATGCAGTGACCCCAAAACTGCCACGGAGAGAGCCAAACCCAGGCACTCCATTGCAAAATCCCTTTCCCTCCTGATGAATGGGATATGCATTAAAGTCTAGATGGCAGTGCAAGGGAGAGATGGGAAAGCTGTGCTAAGGAACAGAATGAATTACCTGGGAGCTCTTCCACTAAGCTGTAATTAAGACAACTTACCCTGTGATGGTGGTGAACTGTGCCTGGGTGCAGGGtgagctgttcctggggcactggggtggGTTCCCCTGGTTTTGGGGGTGGCTCCCTCGGGGCTGACCCACGCCAGGGTGAGGAGAGAGTGAGCAAACAGCAGGGGGGTCACAGCCAGGTGTCCACAGGTGGCTCCTGTGacagcagggctcagcaaacaccgtgctgctggggctgctgctgccgtggggtgaggctgcagcacctggagctgttATGGGCAGTGTCAGGGTTGGGGTCAGTTtacccagcagggctgggcagacGCTCTGAACGTGCTTTGCAGTTACCTCTGTGTGGTATTGCCTGTGTTTGCCTTTGCTTTGGGATTGCTCCAGGGGGTTATCCCTCCATCTCACCCATCTCAGAGCAAAAATTGGTGTTTGCAGCTGGCACCGACTGGGGTTTGGTGGGTGGGCACTGATGGGTGCCCCCTTTGTCCTGTGAAAGAGacactgctcctctgctctaGCAGGATGCAGGAGTTCTTCAGTGCATCAGGAGCATCAGACCAAAGCTTTCACTGTGTGACAGCATCATTAGTTGCACTGAACTATCTTCTCTTTTTTGGTCTTCCTCCAGTTTACCCACTTCAGCTGCCATTTGAGGTCCAGTCTTtagatggtttttttttgtttgtttttcattaattttctccttAACAGCAAAACCAGATTAGTGATGCACTGATGGGGGTAGGGGCTCCTTCATGCCAAGAAGCCTGAATTCCATAGAGGTGCCAGTGAGGCATCTGTACAAAATGCCTCATGTTTGACCATGATGAGCTCTGGCTCTCACGTGCCCTTCTGCAGGCAGGactctgcagccattcccagcaggatgccAGGATGGAAAACAACCTTTCACACAGCAAGAGGTGCTGTTCTGTACatgctccttcccttcctgacCATCACAGCTCTCCTCTTTTTCCAGCTTGCAGAAAAATACGGCCCCATCTTCACCCTCCACTTTGGGTTCCAGAAAGTTGTGGTCCTGACCGGGTACGAAGTTGTGCGAGAGGCGCTTGTCAACTACACAGAGGAGTTTGTAGACAGACCATCCATTCCAATATTTGACCAAATTCAGAATGGAAACGGTACTAGAGCAAGGAGTGGGGGGTTGGGAGGGACAGTGCTGTCTCTTAGTGCCCgtggtggtggtgatgatgaGGCACAGCCTAACTGTGCATCCCTGGAGCCCAGCTTTTAAACATCCCCTTGGCCCTTCTGAAGATAACTGGCTGCAAACATTTGGCTTTCCTTGCATGCAATGAGTCCTGGCTTTCCATCATTTCTGCTGATGCACTTGCAGCCCATCCATATCCCAAAAGCTGGGGGGTGGGAGGAGTGGGATTTGGAAGGCACTGTGGCAATTGTGGGGTTAATCTCTGTGAGATGTCGCTGTCACCACCGTGTTTATGAACCCTCTGCACGTTTCCAGGAGACTTTGGACTACCTGGCTTGGCTGTTGGGAGCTGTtgggtttttccctttctcccagTGCCTTTGTTGTGTCAGTTCCCACACCTTTGCCTCCCCACTAAAGTTCTCAGGTTGACCAGCCTGAAACAGGTTCAGGCAGAAGCAagaggctgaggctggaaatTCATCCCcaccaaaaaccccacagtttTTCCAAGGTAACTTTCCAGCCCTGACTATTTCAGAGGACTTTTTGAGTTGTCTATCCTCTGCTTCATGTGAGGCTTCAGCTGGGAGAACCAAAAGGCAGCTTTATATGCCAGTCACAGGCTGAAATTGGGATTagaattagaaattaaattaccCAGCGATAATATCAATAGGTGAATTTATCGCTACATAAATAAAAGGAATCCATGAGCAGAAAGGTATTTTTCAGAGCTAATTTACATGTAAAACATCCCTGTGGGAGCCTATCAGTATTGCACCATAAGTCCTTTCACATCTACCTTCTCAGCCCAAGTCTAAAGCACTTAGAGGTGACCTAAAGATTCAAGTTCTCAGGGGCTGTTAAGCAGCAATGGTCACAAATTTTCccattaaacatttttttcttcagaaaatgccAATTTGTTGACTGTGAAGATGCTCTAAGAGAAGGAACGATCCAGATGAAATTgcataaatgaaagaaaaacttaaaattgTAGTTTAGAAATTTGCTTTGACATATCCAAATTAAAACTACACTGCTTTAAAACAGAAGAGCAAGCGTATTTAAAAGTCTCACAGCCACAATGAAGATGTGAAGTGCTGGCATCCAGCTTTTCAACTGACCACAATCTGAGACAGTTTTTGGATTATTGACCCGACTATTTCTTTACAGCACTCTGATGGGATGAAATATCCATTCCTTTCTTGGAGGTGCTAGAGATCATCGTGGCATGAGCTCAGAACCTCCACAAAAATGTCAGTATTTTTGTCACTGCTGAAAATACAGCATGGCTGGGAATCCCCATAAAACAGTTTAGGGTTGAGGAGCCTGAATTATCCCATCCCACACAAATAAATTACCTTTATGAGTAGAATGGGATGAAGGGAGAAGCTTCAGAGGCACAAGGTGCTTGTGGCCCTAGACTTGCACCCAGCAGGGTCAAAAATATCCCATGACTGACTCAAACCAACACCTCCCCCCAGCTCTACAGCCAACCCACTCTGGTCTAAAGCCACACCTGCCCATCTGCCACTCAGGAGAGGACTGGggtgcctgagctgggagggagctgcttttcccaaacCACAGGAGAGCGGAGctgagagggcacagggatgaggCGCACAGAAAGGGGGCACCTGGAGCCCCTGAATCCACGTGCAAACAGGCATTAGGAACAGCTGTGGAGATGTTTGGCGTGGGGGGCTCtgtgcctgagcccagcacgTCTCTCCTCGCTGCCAGGTCTGTTCTTCTCCATCGGGGAGCTGTGGCGGGGCACGCGCAGGTTCACCGTGTCCAGCCTGCGCAACCTCGGCATGGGCAAGCACCTGATGGAAGGCAGGGTCTTCGAGGAGCTGCACTTCCTCATCGACAGGATCAAATCCTTCAAAGGTGAGCTGGGGACAATCCCAGGGCGGCCCAGCCACGGCTGCTCcgctgctcacagctctgccatgctgctcctgctgcaggggaacCCTTCAGCCTGCCCTCCTTCAACTGCGCTCCCATCAACGTCACCTTCGTCCTGCTCTTCGGGGACAGGTTTGACTACAAGGACCCCACGTTTCTCACTCTCTTAAGACTCATAGATGAAGTTATGATTCTTCTGGGATCCCCAAATTTAAATGTAAGTAACCTGTCCCACACAtaaacaattttattattttttttttttacgcTGGCACGTGAGCCACATTAAGTATAGAATTTACTTCAGCAGTTTTCAAATGTTCAGAACCAGCCATCACACCTAAAATGTGACAGTTCTCCACATGCCACTTTGGTCACCAAAATCTGCTGCCAGATTCCCCTTGCCTACTTTCCTTTTGACCCATCCTGCACATCTGTGTGGAACTAAAATGAGAACTGAACTATGGTTGCTTTAGCTTATGAAAATCTGCCTGGGAAGTCCCTGGGATGCTGAGATATTGCTCCTAAAGACAAAACTCAACAAATACATTGTCCCTtaagaaaaagctgtttcagCATGTACCAATGTGATTCTGTGTGGTATTTCTGCAGGCCTaatgcttctctttttaaatttttcattagtATTTCAATTTCTACCCGTTCCTGGGATTTCTTTTCAAAACCCACAAGATTATGCTCAAGAAAATCGACGATGTGCGTGCCATTTTGAGGCAGTACATGAAGGCAAGCAGGGAGGATGTCAATGAGAGCAGTGTGAGGAGCTACATCGATGCACTGATATTCAAACAGCAAGAGGTATTGCACTGCTTAGTTCTGCTGGCCTTTTGCAAAGTTTCCTTTGGATTTTCTGCCTAAAAGAGTTGCTGAGTCTTGATTTCAGTCATGTCATGTAAATCTATTCAAATCCATGCTGTTACTCCAGTGGTACTTAAATCACATGCCAGGCTCTTACAATTGGTATATTTTTCCATCAAAATTAAGATACAAAAGCTACTCTCAGTCTGCCCCTGAAACAGAGCACTAATAATGTGAGATCTACTCCTTGCTTCTGGTAGAAAATGCATGAATTCACATGAAAGCTGACTCTGCCTTTCTTTCTATGAAAACAAATCAATTAATCATTGATACTGTTGCTCCATCAAGATGAATGATCCCCTTAAAGTACTTGAATGATAAATCATCAGTACAAGtccaaaccctgccctgcaTCTTACTTAGCAGAGGCTCGGCAGTTTCACACATCAGTTGATTTCATTCAACACAAAATATTTGGTATCtgagcttttccttctttccagaTGCATCCAGGCTGACCTTAGGCATTAAGTATTCTACTCAGCTGTGTGGAGGAGGAGTTAGCACAGCTCTAAAGCCCAGGCAGAAAAGGCCTGGAAGGTGATTTTGAGCATTGCTG
Encoded here:
- the LOC130259316 gene encoding cytochrome P450 2W1-like isoform X1; this encodes MSFLISFFSDPALVCLLCAAVLLAVTYFSTGYKKSAFKLPPGPTPLPIIGNLHLVDLRRQDKSLMKLAEKYGPIFTLHFGFQKVVVLTGYEVVREALVNYTEEFVDRPSIPIFDQIQNGNGLFFSIGELWRGTRRFTVSSLRNLGMGKHLMEGRVFEELHFLIDRIKSFKGEPFSLPSFNCAPINVTFVLLFGDRFDYKDPTFLTLLRLIDEVMILLGSPNLNYFNFYPFLGFLFKTHKIMLKKIDDVRAILRQYMKASREDVNESSVRSYIDALIFKQQEEKNKKDSLFHDDNLMASILDLVMAGTETIATTLQWSILLMMKYPEIQKKVQEEIGRTVKAGSWATYEDRKNMPYTNAVLHEVQRFITLLPHVPRCTAVDTHFRGYFLPKGIIVIPSLTSVLLDKTQWETPHQFNPNHFLDAEGNFVKKGAFLPFSTGRRNCIGESLAKMELFVFFVGLLQTFTFRPQPGVSEADLDLTVPQTTFTLRPQPQAACAVLRE
- the LOC130259316 gene encoding cytochrome P450 2W1-like isoform X2, which codes for MLRHNCCFCFWVAVVLQHLHTTQAALLAEKYGPIFTLHFGFQKVVVLTGYEVVREALVNYTEEFVDRPSIPIFDQIQNGNGLFFSIGELWRGTRRFTVSSLRNLGMGKHLMEGRVFEELHFLIDRIKSFKGEPFSLPSFNCAPINVTFVLLFGDRFDYKDPTFLTLLRLIDEVMILLGSPNLNYFNFYPFLGFLFKTHKIMLKKIDDVRAILRQYMKASREDVNESSVRSYIDALIFKQQEEKNKKDSLFHDDNLMASILDLVMAGTETIATTLQWSILLMMKYPEIQKKVQEEIGRTVKAGSWATYEDRKNMPYTNAVLHEVQRFITLLPHVPRCTAVDTHFRGYFLPKGIIVIPSLTSVLLDKTQWETPHQFNPNHFLDAEGNFVKKGAFLPFSTGRRNCIGESLAKMELFVFFVGLLQTFTFRPQPGVSEADLDLTVPQTTFTLRPQPQAACAVLRE